One region of Alcanivorax sediminis genomic DNA includes:
- the urtC gene encoding urea ABC transporter permease subunit UrtC, which produces MKANLFFEWLKSREGIYYVLLALLLVVVFPLALDAFRLNMVGKYLTYAFAALGLVLCWGRSGILSLGQGIFFGLGGYCMAMFLKLEASSPENTAIQSTPGIPDFMDWNQLTALPWFWEPFHSFSFTLIAVLAVPALLAFIIAVAMFKRRVGGVYFAIITQAIAAILTILIIGQQGFTGGVNGITDLRTLMGWDIRTDEAKTLLYFVCVGMLFVCLIVGAWVMRSKLGRILLAMRDQEDRVRFSGYDVASFKIFVFCLAAMFAGVGGAMFTLQVGFMSPSFVGIVPSIEMVILCAVGGRNSLLGAIYGALIVNAAKTFFSESFPELWLYGLGVLFIAVVLAFPDGLAGLYRRYVMPLESKLPALLRRSADNAPTLPVEEAK; this is translated from the coding sequence ATGAAAGCGAATCTTTTCTTCGAATGGTTGAAGTCCCGCGAGGGCATCTACTATGTGCTGCTAGCCTTGCTGCTGGTGGTGGTCTTCCCGCTGGCACTGGATGCCTTCCGCCTCAACATGGTCGGTAAGTACCTGACCTATGCCTTCGCGGCACTGGGGCTGGTGCTGTGCTGGGGGCGCAGTGGCATTCTCAGTCTGGGGCAGGGGATCTTCTTTGGTCTGGGTGGTTACTGCATGGCCATGTTCCTCAAGCTGGAAGCGTCCAGCCCGGAGAACACGGCCATTCAGTCCACTCCCGGGATTCCCGATTTCATGGATTGGAACCAGCTCACCGCGCTGCCGTGGTTCTGGGAACCCTTCCACAGCTTTTCCTTCACCCTGATTGCGGTGCTGGCGGTACCGGCGTTGCTGGCCTTCATCATTGCGGTGGCCATGTTCAAGCGGCGTGTGGGTGGCGTGTACTTCGCCATCATTACCCAGGCCATTGCCGCCATCCTGACCATCCTGATCATCGGTCAGCAGGGCTTTACCGGGGGCGTTAACGGCATTACCGATCTGCGTACCTTGATGGGCTGGGATATCCGCACCGACGAGGCCAAGACACTGCTCTACTTCGTCTGCGTGGGCATGCTGTTTGTCTGTCTGATCGTGGGTGCCTGGGTGATGCGCAGCAAGCTCGGCCGCATTCTGCTCGCCATGCGAGACCAGGAAGACCGGGTGCGTTTCTCCGGCTATGACGTGGCGTCCTTCAAGATCTTCGTGTTCTGCCTGGCGGCCATGTTTGCCGGTGTTGGCGGTGCCATGTTCACTCTGCAGGTGGGCTTCATGTCACCTTCCTTTGTGGGCATCGTGCCGTCCATCGAAATGGTGATCCTGTGTGCGGTGGGGGGCAGGAACTCCCTGCTGGGTGCCATCTACGGTGCGCTGATCGTGAATGCCGCCAAGACGTTCTTCTCTGAATCCTTCCCGGAACTGTGGCTGTACGGCCTGGGCGTCCTGTTTATCGCCGTGGTGCTGGCCTTCCCGGATGGTCTGGCCGGTCTCTACCGCCGTTACGTGATGCCGTTGGAGAGCAAGCTGCCGGCCCTGCTGCGTCGCAGTGCCGACAACGCGCCAACCCTGCCTGTGGAGGAAGCGAAATGA